The segment CATTAAGGTATGTTACATCagttttagaaaatgtaatttgtattaAATAAAGGGgtaagttttttttatacatatataattaACTTCCTACTTATATCTTAAAGGGGTAATTTTATGGAAGTGTCAAACATTGTTCTGCCCTCTTAGAAGATATACACATAatgattcaaaataaaatctttaGGCCTCTTCACTGGAGGGTTTGCAGTGACATCTGTTCATCTAATTTTCAAATGTCTGTCTTGGTTGTGCCAAACAAGCAGTATGTTAAATAATCTTAGGTCATTCATGGTTCTCATAATGTCATGAATCACATCAGTGCagggaatatttaaaaaaaaaaaaaaaatgatatacagtccctgacaaaagtcttgtcgcttGTGTACAAATTGACCTGAAGTGCCGCTGAAATATATTTCTAATCAAGAAGTTTTTACAAGAAATGGCTCATTTTAATCCCAACAGCTTTAGTAATAATGTTTCAGTGCAAAATGAAACTGTCAAAAAGTATTCTAATATTCACAGCTTGGTAAAGCCCATTGAGTCAATTTTTGCaaagacataagtgttgtcGCCTTGTCATATGAGCATCACCTGTGACTATTAATGGATCAATTAGGTCTCAGGTGTGTATAAAAACAACCCCAGTACACTAGACCTTCACATCAACTGCAACTAGACCTCTGCAAACATGCCTAAGATTCACCCTGAGACTAAAGTTTTGATTATCAAGAGGCTGAAGACCAGATCCACTGCTGATGTGGCAGACACCTTCAATGTGTCTCAGCGTCAAGtacagaggataaaaaaaacatttgaagacaCTGTAGACGTTTTTGACAAGCCCAGGTCAGGCACACCCTGCAAGACAACTGCTCGAGAGGACCGTTTGTTGGCTCAAAAATCCAAGGCCAGCCCATCTTCCACTGCAGCAGAGCTCCACGAGACCTGGTCACCTGAAGTCCCTGTGTCAAGCAGAACAGTTTGTCGGATTCTGTCTCGAAATGGCCTCCATGGTCGAATCAGTGCTCAGAAGCCAGCACTAAACAAAAGACAATTGAAAAACCGTGTGGCATTTGCCAAGGCCCACAGCCTGCTAAAAGGATGGACGCTGGAAAAGTGGAAGAAGGTGGATTTTTCAGATGAATCTTCTGTTGAATTACACCACAGTTGCCGCAAATATTGCAGGAGACCTACTGGAGCCCGCATGGATCCGAGATTCACCCAGAAAACAGTGAAGTTTGGTGGCGGAAAAATCATGGTCTGGGTTTACACCCAGTATGGGGGTGTGCGAGAGATCTGCAGGGTGGAAGGCAACATCAATAGTCTAAAATACCAAGAAATCTTGGCTACCTCTTATATTCCCAACCAAAAAAAGAGGCCAAATTCTGCAGCAGGACGGTGCTCCATCGCATACTTCCATCTCCACATCAAAGTTCCTCAAGGCGAAGAAGATCAAGATGCTCCAGGATTGGCCAGCCCAGTCAccagacatgaacatcattgaGCATATGTGGGGTAGGATGAAAGAGGAAGCATGGAAGACGAAACCAACGAATATTGATGAACTCTGGGAGGCATGCAAGACTGCTTTCTATGCTATTCCTGATGACTTCAATAAATTGTATGAATACTTGCCAAACCGCATGGAAGCAGTCCTTCAAGCTCATGGAAGTCATACAAGATATTCAATTTGGATCTCACAGCACCACTACTTAATttgctgacatatttttgtatttgcagTAAATTTGTTCAATTTCTGTATAGGCGACAAAACTAATTATCTATGATTAAATGATAAATCTTTTTTCAGTAAAACTAATTTATTTCAGTGCATTAAACATCATTTGGGAGGGTTTTAGCTTTTCATATGAGCTATTTCTAACACCAATTGATTAATTAAAAGTCAGGTTAATAGCAGGTGTTTCTAAAAAAATAGATaagcgacaagacttttgtcagggactgtatactgtgtgtgtgtgtgtgtatatatatatgcacacagtatatatataattttttatatatatttggtgtatatatactgtatatttttttaacttcctacttatttaaataatttctgCACTCAGACAATTTACTTAAACGTTTTTAaacaataacattaataattattaaaaaaactgaTATATTTAGCTTTATtcttgaaaaaagaaatgttgagGGGTCACCGTGGTCGCTCACCTTGTGCCCCCATGTACTTAGGCTCAGTCCTCACTGCAGCGGCCCAGGTTTGAGTCttaccctttgctgcatgccgCCCCCACACCTCTCCTCTTTCTACCgcctttcctgtcttcatctgtcctatcaaAAAAGGCCCAGaagcccaaaaaagaatcttcaaacaaaaaaatgttgagtTGTACTCATAATATGGTAGGCTACATAATTGGAGgcagaacagagacagagatcaAGTATGTTTTATTATAGTGTTCACAGTTAAAGTGGAGGATAAGTCTGCATGCTCTGTAGATTACTTTCAGATGCCTCTCACTGGCAGGTAGGCAGGAGAATCACACCCCCATTACACCTCTGACGCATTGCCACTGCACCGACTGGTACTCCTCTGGCACACCTGAACTCAATTATTTCATCATGAGTGAAAAATTTACTGTCACTAGATGTTATAGTAATGTTGTGTTGTCTATAGAGGTCTTCATTCACAATACAGGGTTCTGCAAGAGACAAAGTACAAATAGCACTTTGTTAATAGCAAATTAATTACTTCCTGAATTTTCTATCACCATAGTCCCTAAACTTatgtagaaatgcaggaaatgggatTCAAATCGAAAAAAAATTGGGCGGAGGACCCCCCCCCACAGCCCTTATTTTGTGTCTTCCAGTGTTCCAGAAATAAAGCTCTCTGTAAGTTTGTCCCATAACTGTCTGTCCCATTGTCTCCATTTTTAtaatgtgaagcactttgtgttgCATGGCTTATTTattaaaaggtgctatacacaaataaagtttgattgattgatgagaAGAACTGTAACTTACTGAGGCATCTCATCTGTCCGGTCCATTCACCGTTGATGCAGGTTCTGTGAGGTCCACCCTCCATGGTGTAGTAACTTTGACACATGAATTCAACCCTTTCTTGATGGCTGTAATTACTTTTAATGGTGTACTTGATGTCTCCATCTGTGAGAGGTGGTGGACTCCCACAGCCTACACTctctaaaaatgtaaatgacacTGAAAGGCACAGAAAGGGACAATTGTGAAATAATTCTCTGGCCACAGCAATAGATGCAGATGCAAATTCAGCATGGAAAATGGCAATCTCATGAAATGgttaaaaagataaaagaaaaagtaactCTGCTAACATTCAAGAAATGCAAGCTAGTTGTTTTAGTGTCCTGAACAGGGTCGTCCTCTTAGCCCTTCTTCTCTTTGAGCTTTTAAACCCTTTGCCATTGTTTGGAGAGTAGACAGTAGGGATTACCAGAAATGTTATGATATGCAGTTTTAACCAGAccacggtaaatcttaaaacatttagttatactacaaacatttttaagttttaggTAGGTAGCACCATCTGTGCTCTCGTAGCCTGTCTTACACCAATATCTTGTTGTCGTCTCACCCATTTCTAGTAATTATGTACAGCTTGAAATAGAGTTTTTGGTTTACTTTATGCTTGTTACAACTTGTCCGTAGGGCAATAAAGAGAAATTAGCAATGCATTGTTGAAGTCCAGACaaccagagatggggactcgagtct is part of the Perca flavescens isolate YP-PL-M2 chromosome 9, PFLA_1.0, whole genome shotgun sequence genome and harbors:
- the LOC114561044 gene encoding complement factor H-related protein 4 isoform X2, encoding MVSRTNYRRCMSEGWDGVIPVCEVSFTFLESVGCGSPPPLTDGDIKYTIKSNYSHQERVEFMCQSYYTMEGGPHRTCINGEWTGQMRCLKPCIVNEDLYRQHNITITSSDSKFFTHDEIIEFRCARGVPVGAVAMRQRCNGGVILLPTCQ
- the LOC114561044 gene encoding complement factor H-related protein 4 isoform X1; the encoded protein is MSTYQMVSRTNYRRCMSEGWDGVIPVCEVSFTFLESVGCGSPPPLTDGDIKYTIKSNYSHQERVEFMCQSYYTMEGGPHRTCINGEWTGQMRCLKPCIVNEDLYRQHNITITSSDSKFFTHDEIIEFRCARGVPVGAVAMRQRCNGGVILLPTCQ